One genomic segment of Gottschalkia acidurici 9a includes these proteins:
- a CDS encoding response regulator, whose protein sequence is MYKDLDINKLSYESKEIFLGEQGIKAINIINTLIEFRLNPKSEYKEDIKRFFSSICAASSILGYNNLLNAGEYYASYIDSVDEVTVNSHEFFSNLLNGIGIIRKEIEMLKVNLNNEKLNTNKDIISSISSVKKRRSKGNILILDDDRLTLSILKDAFKEEGYNVKTTTNPYDAIEQALSSHINIVLIDIIMPKLNGFEVFEILKKNKIDIPIIFLTGKSLTDYKVDALSKGADDYITKPFEIKEVIARVERALMRSRQYKSKLNIDKLTGVHTKDFFNEKIKQITKCTELSQDLSVAFIDIDDFKLINDTYGHLVGDYILRDFAEFLEEHIDQKDLIFRFGGDEFIVLFNGKKEIDAFECMEVFREKLNDRIFIYDDLNCEINITISIGVTSINNRDSIEKILKRSDKCLYKSKELGKNRTICCNNIKTNRDYKNKIVMLKEESNITDFIKTKFKYIGYEFYSTYDENHLEELIKQFTPNLVILDLTMEYIDPINICKKIRNYDNVKKTKIIVIVDKNQKREITECVQIGVDEYIIKPFSVLELERRVSLLLNNNKK, encoded by the coding sequence ATGTATAAAGATTTAGATATTAATAAATTATCATATGAAAGTAAAGAGATATTTCTAGGAGAACAAGGTATAAAAGCTATAAATATTATAAACACTCTTATAGAATTTAGACTGAATCCTAAATCAGAGTATAAAGAAGATATAAAGAGGTTTTTTAGTTCAATATGTGCGGCGTCTTCTATACTAGGATATAATAATTTATTAAATGCAGGTGAATATTATGCAAGCTACATAGACTCGGTAGATGAAGTAACAGTAAATTCTCATGAATTTTTCTCTAATCTATTAAATGGGATAGGAATTATAAGAAAAGAGATAGAAATGTTAAAAGTAAACTTAAATAATGAAAAATTAAATACTAATAAAGATATTATTAGTAGTATTTCAAGTGTAAAGAAACGGCGAAGTAAAGGCAATATATTAATATTAGATGATGATAGATTAACGTTAAGTATACTTAAAGATGCCTTTAAAGAAGAAGGTTATAATGTAAAGACTACGACGAATCCTTATGATGCTATAGAACAAGCTTTAAGTAGCCATATAAATATTGTTCTTATTGATATAATAATGCCCAAACTTAATGGGTTTGAGGTATTTGAAATTTTAAAGAAAAATAAAATTGACATACCCATAATATTCTTAACAGGAAAATCTTTAACAGACTATAAGGTAGATGCATTAAGCAAAGGTGCAGATGACTACATAACAAAGCCATTTGAAATTAAAGAGGTTATAGCAAGGGTAGAGAGAGCGTTAATGAGATCACGCCAATATAAGTCAAAACTAAATATTGATAAGCTTACTGGTGTTCATACTAAGGATTTTTTTAATGAGAAAATAAAACAAATAACGAAATGCACAGAATTGTCACAGGATCTTTCAGTAGCTTTTATAGATATAGACGATTTTAAATTAATTAATGACACATATGGTCATTTAGTTGGAGATTATATACTAAGAGATTTTGCTGAATTTCTTGAGGAACATATAGATCAAAAAGATCTTATATTTAGATTTGGTGGAGATGAATTTATAGTCTTATTTAATGGTAAGAAAGAAATAGATGCATTTGAATGTATGGAAGTTTTCAGGGAGAAATTAAATGATAGAATATTTATATATGATGATTTAAATTGTGAAATAAATATAACTATTAGCATAGGGGTTACATCTATAAATAATAGAGATAGCATAGAAAAAATACTCAAAAGATCGGATAAATGCTTATATAAATCTAAGGAACTTGGAAAAAACAGAACCATATGCTGTAATAATATAAAAACGAATAGAGACTATAAGAATAAAATAGTAATGCTAAAAGAAGAAAGTAATATAACTGATTTTATCAAAACAAAATTCAAATATATAGGTTATGAATTTTATTCTACTTATGACGAGAATCATCTTGAGGAATTGATAAAGCAATTTACCCCGAATTTAGTTATACTAGATTTAACAATGGAGTATATTGACCCAATAAATATATGTAAAAAAATAAGGAATTATGATAATGTAAAAAAAACTAAGATAATAGTGATAGTAGATAAAAACCAGAAACGAGAAATAACAGAATGTGTACAAATAGGAGTTGACGAATATATTATAAAACCATTTTCCGTGCTTGAACTAGAAAGAAGAGTAAGCTTATTGCTAAATAATAACAAAAAATAG